One Pararhizobium sp. IMCC3301 DNA segment encodes these proteins:
- a CDS encoding mannitol dehydrogenase family protein, with the protein MKQIVHFGPGNFHRAHQAWYTHLANQQTDTQWRIIAVSLQSSTARDQLAHQDFAYTLVINGEGPTDFQRISVHDRILVAPESPDSVLDLIADPQTTIVTLTVTEKGYHIDGPTGHLNTEDPDIAAELAGGNPTTAIGFLAFGLQRRKQNGAAPLTIISCDNLSSNGDTLQQMVREFDRHADLGLASYLDSSVRFPGTMVDRITPATTDGLRAEVLRETGWADRSPVATEAFSEWIIEDNFAAAKPAWNKVGAEFVEDVSPYELRKLRLLNGPHSFLAYAGLLTGHIYVHEAIDDAVLRQAVEELMLEATATLPARMQADAPDYCRKLIARFANPALKHELAQIAGDGSQKLPVRILPVISERSKKGFDSPRACDAISHWLVHIYQRSSAGTKIVDPLAQKFAAMLQSTSDRHEIFAAILNTLSPGPDIDQTRILDRAGEIIDA; encoded by the coding sequence ATGAAACAAATCGTGCATTTCGGCCCCGGTAATTTTCACCGGGCCCATCAGGCCTGGTACACTCATCTGGCCAACCAGCAGACTGACACGCAATGGCGGATCATCGCAGTTTCCCTGCAAAGCAGCACGGCGCGCGATCAACTCGCTCACCAGGATTTTGCATATACGCTGGTGATCAACGGCGAAGGGCCCACCGACTTTCAGCGTATTTCAGTGCATGACAGGATTCTGGTTGCCCCGGAAAGCCCGGATTCCGTGCTCGATCTGATCGCCGATCCCCAGACAACAATTGTCACTTTGACAGTGACGGAAAAGGGCTATCATATTGACGGCCCAACAGGCCATCTCAACACAGAGGATCCAGACATCGCCGCTGAGCTGGCGGGCGGCAACCCCACTACAGCGATAGGCTTTCTTGCGTTCGGACTGCAACGACGAAAGCAGAACGGCGCGGCACCGCTGACGATCATCAGTTGCGACAATCTGTCTTCAAACGGTGATACCCTGCAACAAATGGTCCGCGAATTTGACCGCCATGCAGATCTTGGCCTTGCATCCTATCTGGACTCATCGGTGAGATTTCCCGGCACCATGGTCGACCGCATTACCCCGGCCACCACGGACGGTTTGCGCGCCGAGGTATTGCGGGAAACCGGCTGGGCGGATCGGTCCCCTGTCGCCACGGAAGCCTTTTCGGAGTGGATTATCGAAGACAATTTCGCCGCCGCCAAACCCGCATGGAACAAGGTGGGCGCAGAATTTGTCGAAGATGTCTCCCCTTATGAGCTACGCAAACTGCGCCTGCTGAACGGGCCGCATTCCTTCCTCGCATATGCCGGCCTGTTGACTGGCCACATTTATGTTCATGAGGCAATTGACGATGCAGTGTTGCGCCAGGCCGTGGAAGAGTTGATGCTGGAAGCCACAGCCACACTGCCGGCCCGCATGCAAGCCGATGCGCCGGATTATTGCCGCAAACTCATTGCACGCTTTGCCAATCCCGCTCTCAAGCATGAACTGGCGCAAATTGCCGGGGATGGCAGTCAGAAACTGCCGGTACGCATTCTTCCGGTAATTTCCGAACGCAGCAAAAAAGGCTTTGACTCGCCGCGCGCCTGCGACGCCATCTCGCACTGGCTGGTTCACATTTACCAACGCAGCAGCGCCGGGACGAAGATTGTTGATCCGCTGGCGCAGAAATTCGCCGCCATGCTGCAATCCACCTCCGACAGGCACGAGATATTTGCAGCGATCTTGAATACGCTTTCGCCCGGTCCGGATATTGATCAGACAAGAATCCTCGATCGTGCCGGGGAAATTATCGACGCATGA
- a CDS encoding ABC transporter ATP-binding protein → MGSLQLNDISKKFGSVEVLNGIDLEVADGEFVVFVGPSGCGKSTLLRTIAGLEDASGGTIRIDDEVVNGKPPTDRGIAMVFQTYALYPHLSVRDNMSLGLKQTKTPRDEIVQRVDLATRMLSLEDYLERRPAELSGGQRQRVAIGRAIVRKPKLFLFDEPLSNLDAALRVNTRLEIARLHRELGATMVYVTHDQTEAMTLADRIVVLNAGKVEQIGSPMELYNHPANRFVAGFIGSPQMNFIDAAVVGDTSAATLGIRPEHISVGSEGGDVEGVVSHVEHLGADTNLFLDCGAAGLLAVRLFGEHDFAIDAKLAARFQPDRVYRFDRDGIVMRR, encoded by the coding sequence TTGGGCTCATTACAGTTAAACGACATTTCCAAGAAATTCGGCTCGGTCGAGGTTCTCAACGGCATCGATCTTGAAGTTGCGGATGGCGAATTCGTGGTCTTTGTCGGCCCGTCAGGCTGCGGAAAATCGACGCTGCTGCGCACCATCGCCGGACTGGAGGATGCCAGCGGCGGGACGATCAGAATCGACGATGAAGTGGTCAATGGCAAACCGCCGACGGATCGCGGAATTGCGATGGTGTTCCAGACCTATGCGCTGTATCCGCATCTGTCGGTGCGGGACAATATGAGCCTTGGCCTGAAACAGACCAAAACCCCCAGAGACGAGATTGTCCAGCGGGTCGATCTGGCAACGCGGATGCTGTCGCTGGAAGATTATCTGGAGCGGAGGCCTGCCGAATTGTCCGGTGGCCAGCGCCAGCGCGTTGCCATTGGCCGCGCGATTGTGCGCAAGCCGAAACTGTTTTTGTTTGATGAGCCGCTGTCCAATCTGGATGCGGCGCTGCGGGTCAATACCCGGCTGGAGATTGCCCGGCTGCACCGGGAACTGGGCGCGACCATGGTTTATGTGACCCATGACCAGACCGAAGCCATGACCCTGGCCGACCGGATTGTGGTGCTGAATGCAGGAAAGGTGGAGCAGATCGGTTCACCGATGGAATTATATAATCATCCGGCCAACAGATTTGTCGCCGGTTTCATCGGCTCGCCGCAAATGAATTTCATTGATGCGGCTGTTGTAGGAGATACGAGCGCGGCCACGCTCGGCATCCGTCCAGAGCATATTTCGGTCGGCTCCGAGGGGGGCGATGTGGAAGGTGTGGTGTCCCATGTCGAGCATCTGGGTGCAGACACCAATCTGTTCCTCGATTGCGGTGCTGCGGGTCTGCTGGCGGTTCGGTTGTTCGGCGAGCATGATTTTGCCATCGACGCAAAACTTGCTGCCAGATTTCAGCCGGACCGGGTGTACCGCTTCGACCGCGATGGCATTGTCATGCGTCGATAA